Proteins found in one Ferrimicrobium sp. genomic segment:
- a CDS encoding tyrosine-protein phosphatase, with product MEPDQSQNIDTSTFTAKRIPLEGAWNVRDLGGSVSLFGGVVARGLIIRGDSPHRLTADDLALLAPIGIRAIVDLRRPEEVAHFGSGPLADGVRVIFHVPLRQAPRFEAPVSQTDDLLSLYRHYVNHDTRELADIIAFVSDVRHLPVFIHCHAGKDRTGVVAALILALLGVPDQWIAADYALTSDAFANFLIQSGAVVYDNEMAPAVRSDASTMSRLLAEIRDRHGSVEQLLLANGLTHRELVSLRRNLLVSSDLRCLQQP from the coding sequence ATGGAACCGGACCAATCCCAGAATATCGACACATCAACGTTTACCGCGAAGCGAATACCCTTGGAGGGTGCCTGGAACGTGCGAGACCTTGGTGGTTCGGTGTCGTTGTTCGGTGGTGTTGTTGCGCGGGGGCTGATCATTCGAGGGGACTCACCACATCGACTGACCGCCGATGATTTGGCACTCTTGGCGCCAATCGGAATTCGTGCCATTGTTGATCTGCGGCGTCCTGAGGAGGTGGCTCATTTTGGCTCGGGCCCTTTGGCCGATGGCGTGCGTGTCATCTTTCATGTGCCCCTGCGCCAGGCTCCTCGCTTTGAGGCTCCGGTGAGCCAAACGGATGATTTATTGTCTCTCTATCGTCACTACGTCAACCACGACACGAGGGAGTTGGCCGACATCATTGCCTTCGTGTCGGATGTGCGACACCTCCCGGTCTTTATTCATTGCCATGCCGGCAAAGATCGAACCGGAGTCGTGGCAGCATTGATTCTTGCACTGCTGGGTGTTCCCGACCAGTGGATCGCAGCCGACTACGCGCTTACGAGTGATGCCTTTGCCAACTTTCTCATCCAGTCAGGCGCGGTTGTATACGATAACGAGATGGCCCCAGCAGTTCGTTCCGATGCGAGCACCATGTCGAGGCTGCTGGCAGAGATTCGCGACCGACACGGGTCGGTGGAGCAGCTTTTACTGGCGAATGGGCTCACGCATCGTGAGCTGGTTAGTCTGCGCCGAAATCTGCTGGTATCGAGCGACCTTCGATGTCTGCAACAGCCTTGA
- a CDS encoding glycosyltransferase 87 family protein → MPEQGQKVWRILRELTPLEQDALLYLGSAVFAIGQLFISTQGDYVQWGEFAVLPYAFVGLVAFAISHHRGWRANRYTRRGLVASLFILCLVVPLGVSIAQRVNNAPGIHAQDEVAVIERCGDRVVRDENCYLNTPHSVGVGVQNFSKATDANAFDPYLPGMIIFGIPNGLTIPKPLRDARVSLTLFTLLVTTIALALSRLSADDRVRLFQFVIVLPTGALPLVTGGDDLPIIALLLLALVLSYRKHPFIAGLASGLAAAIKLTAWPLAFGLAIVQPRQDNRHSRARYGVGLITVLAPVIAIASLIDPRAFFVNEILFPLGLTKIKSPAESPLLGQKLVGLFGSQLHLFVVAALVLIGAELALVFYRRMRPASLATMTGYVALIFFIAILLAPATRFGYLLYPANMAVWAIIFHKADQKLRAGSRVQVSTVSSVQSPSI, encoded by the coding sequence GTGCCCGAGCAGGGCCAAAAAGTTTGGCGCATCCTAAGAGAATTGACTCCGCTGGAGCAGGATGCGTTGCTCTATCTCGGTTCGGCAGTCTTTGCTATCGGGCAACTCTTCATATCAACGCAAGGCGACTACGTGCAGTGGGGCGAGTTTGCGGTCCTACCGTATGCTTTCGTTGGGCTTGTCGCGTTTGCCATTTCCCACCATAGGGGTTGGCGAGCCAACCGCTACACCCGTCGAGGGCTTGTCGCATCGCTGTTCATTCTTTGCCTCGTGGTGCCCCTCGGTGTCTCTATCGCCCAGCGCGTCAACAACGCTCCGGGGATCCATGCACAAGATGAGGTAGCTGTCATCGAACGGTGTGGGGACCGTGTGGTACGCGACGAAAACTGCTATCTCAACACCCCACACTCCGTTGGAGTCGGCGTTCAGAACTTTTCAAAGGCCACCGACGCCAACGCTTTTGACCCCTATTTGCCGGGCATGATCATCTTCGGCATTCCCAACGGCCTTACCATTCCCAAACCCTTACGAGACGCCCGGGTGAGTCTCACGCTCTTCACCCTCCTCGTCACCACGATCGCCCTGGCCCTCAGTCGCCTCTCGGCTGATGACCGCGTACGCCTCTTTCAGTTTGTTATCGTTCTTCCCACCGGTGCTCTGCCCCTGGTGACTGGCGGCGATGACCTTCCGATCATCGCGCTGCTTCTCCTTGCGTTGGTTTTAAGCTACCGCAAACATCCCTTCATCGCTGGGCTTGCGAGCGGCCTCGCCGCCGCGATCAAGCTCACTGCATGGCCGTTGGCCTTCGGCTTAGCCATCGTACAACCACGTCAAGACAACCGGCATAGCCGCGCCCGCTATGGCGTGGGCCTCATCACAGTGCTGGCACCGGTGATAGCCATTGCCAGTCTGATCGACCCAAGAGCTTTCTTCGTCAACGAGATCCTTTTTCCTCTGGGCCTCACCAAGATCAAGTCGCCGGCAGAGTCACCGTTGCTCGGCCAAAAACTGGTGGGCCTCTTCGGCTCTCAGCTGCACCTCTTCGTCGTCGCTGCGCTCGTACTCATCGGCGCCGAGCTTGCGTTGGTTTTCTATCGTAGAATGCGCCCAGCCTCACTCGCGACGATGACCGGATACGTGGCGCTCATCTTCTTCATCGCCATATTGCTCGCCCCGGCGACCCGCTTTGGCTATCTGCTGTACCCAGCCAATATGGCGGTCTGGGCTATCATCTTCCACAAGGCAGATCAAAAGCTCCGGGCAGGCAGCCGAGTCCAAGTGTCGACCGTATCGAGCGTTCAATCACCATCAATCTGA
- a CDS encoding GNAT family N-acetyltransferase has protein sequence MSFVIDVRHAVHFSQCVEVLSAVYARNSYPAYWPADPVVWLQGADALSAWVALDDDTVFGHVGLKQSALADGRAVGEIFRLYVDPRIQGQGVGRALLNYAVDQARARQLRPMLRVIPEVGEVTAFYEHLGWRLHDSRPATSGPLADAGLTVATYLLED, from the coding sequence GTGTCCTTTGTCATCGACGTTCGCCATGCAGTCCATTTCTCACAATGCGTCGAAGTGTTGTCGGCGGTTTATGCGCGCAACTCGTATCCGGCGTATTGGCCCGCTGATCCGGTGGTTTGGCTGCAGGGCGCCGATGCGCTCAGTGCCTGGGTGGCACTCGATGATGACACGGTTTTTGGGCACGTTGGCCTGAAGCAATCCGCGCTGGCCGATGGTCGAGCGGTCGGAGAGATCTTTCGACTCTATGTTGACCCACGAATCCAGGGCCAAGGAGTCGGTCGTGCATTGCTCAATTATGCCGTCGATCAAGCTAGGGCGCGTCAATTGCGGCCGATGCTTCGGGTAATCCCTGAGGTCGGCGAGGTGACGGCGTTCTACGAGCATCTTGGCTGGCGCTTGCACGACTCTCGACCGGCGACGAGTGGGCCGCTTGCAGACGCGGGTCTCACGGTGGCAACGTATTTACTGGAGGACTAG
- a CDS encoding YbjQ family protein, with protein MAVWDGKGLPPAAQRRVESAAASSLRSSLLSITANTGIESVGYRPVSEVMGSVVLSTYGAVMPSCGVYNQGYGSPFGMNQGLSGVRMGAGQQFYGGYEPYVDVINRGWTVAINRMLTESKAVGAHGVVGVKLTQARFEGGAIEFMAMGTAVRSTVVKDHHGRDIFTTHLDGQDVSKLLHHGWMPVRLIVEVTVAVRHDDYNTLNQGSMFAPNAELTGFSDLANSARSSARQSLRRHLKPKEEVGMIIDSLDSNIFRNEMGQGHSDHLCEVRVTGTTIAQSGQSETRMEPLSIIYLKSRKAGA; from the coding sequence GTGGCAGTTTGGGATGGCAAGGGTTTACCGCCGGCCGCACAACGCAGGGTAGAGTCCGCGGCCGCTTCGTCGTTGCGATCATCGCTCCTATCGATTACCGCCAACACAGGGATCGAGTCCGTTGGCTATCGCCCGGTTAGCGAGGTCATGGGGAGTGTGGTGCTCAGCACCTATGGTGCGGTGATGCCTTCGTGTGGGGTCTACAACCAAGGCTATGGATCGCCATTCGGCATGAACCAAGGTCTATCCGGGGTGCGAATGGGTGCGGGCCAACAGTTTTATGGAGGGTATGAGCCCTACGTTGATGTGATCAATCGGGGCTGGACGGTGGCCATCAACCGTATGCTGACCGAATCCAAAGCGGTCGGCGCGCACGGGGTCGTTGGCGTGAAGCTAACCCAGGCTCGGTTTGAAGGTGGTGCCATCGAGTTCATGGCCATGGGTACCGCTGTCCGCTCAACAGTGGTGAAGGATCATCATGGTCGTGATATCTTCACGACCCATCTCGATGGCCAAGATGTGTCCAAGCTGCTCCACCATGGCTGGATGCCGGTTCGCCTGATCGTCGAGGTGACCGTCGCTGTGCGTCACGATGACTACAACACCCTCAATCAAGGTTCAATGTTTGCTCCCAACGCCGAGCTGACAGGGTTCAGCGATCTCGCAAACTCGGCTCGCTCGTCCGCTAGACAGAGCCTCCGTCGCCACCTCAAGCCAAAGGAAGAGGTGGGGATGATCATCGACTCCCTGGATTCCAATATCTTTCGTAACGAAATGGGACAAGGTCACTCCGATCACCTGTGCGAGGTGCGCGTGACTGGGACCACCATCGCACAGTCCGGCCAGTCCGAGACACGCATGGAGCCACTTTCAATCATCTATCTCAAGTCAAGAAAGGCAGGAGCGTAA
- a CDS encoding heavy metal-binding domain-containing protein, translating to MAEETLDPQQLGVPEDAIKRLQEMRPGQSTSLFTSDLSVNEFLLVREAGFRPLGLVFGSSIYHVGIQVGRWSSNQELDKLTSAMYHARELAMERMQSEAEVLGADGIVGVRLDVEFKEFGNDIAEFIAVGTAVKADDTTINWQSGGRPFTSDLSGQDFWTLLQSGYAPLGMVMGTCVYHIAHQGMLKSMGNFGQNTEIPVFTEALYDARELAMSRMQAEAEALHAEGIVGVKLLALPHQWGGHTTEFFSIGTAVHPLRDNHIIAKPQMVLPLTDF from the coding sequence ATGGCGGAAGAGACACTCGATCCACAGCAGCTTGGGGTGCCGGAGGACGCCATCAAGCGTCTCCAGGAGATGCGGCCGGGGCAATCGACCTCGTTGTTCACATCAGACCTCTCGGTGAACGAGTTTCTGCTCGTACGAGAGGCTGGTTTCCGACCGTTGGGGCTGGTCTTTGGCTCCTCGATCTATCACGTGGGTATTCAGGTGGGGCGTTGGAGTTCCAATCAGGAGCTTGATAAGTTGACCTCAGCGATGTACCATGCGCGAGAACTCGCGATGGAGCGTATGCAGTCCGAAGCCGAGGTACTTGGTGCCGACGGTATCGTCGGTGTCCGCCTCGATGTCGAGTTCAAGGAGTTCGGCAACGATATCGCTGAATTCATTGCGGTAGGCACAGCGGTCAAGGCTGATGACACCACAATTAACTGGCAGAGCGGAGGGCGTCCATTCACCTCGGACCTCAGCGGGCAGGATTTTTGGACTCTTCTACAGTCGGGGTACGCCCCACTTGGGATGGTCATGGGCACCTGTGTCTATCACATAGCTCATCAAGGGATGTTGAAGTCGATGGGTAACTTTGGCCAAAACACCGAAATCCCGGTCTTCACTGAGGCGCTCTATGACGCTCGAGAACTCGCGATGAGTCGCATGCAGGCGGAAGCAGAGGCTCTCCACGCAGAGGGCATTGTGGGTGTGAAATTGCTCGCTCTTCCTCATCAGTGGGGCGGTCACACCACCGAGTTCTTCTCGATCGGGACAGCGGTCCATCCGCTGCGAGACAACCACATTATCGCCAAGCCTCAGATGGTGCTACCACTCACTGACTTCTAG
- a CDS encoding alpha/beta hydrolase → MKQFLESMRAGGAKATYEMELSEARALGEAMAPLAFSQADEMEQVTDIVVGSTPVRIYTPGGANDVLTLFFHGGGFVIGSIVSYDPLVRRLAARTKSTIASVGYRLAPEHPFPAAVEDAIAVLHWGSKSAAQLVGSASPRLAVAGDSAGGNLAAVVALEARDQGIDLIGQLLAYPATDINTETPSMHQFAAGYFLEREEVIWFGEQYYQDEAAALADWRARPVLADPTGVAPAIVAVAGYDPIRDFGLQYAQHLERSGVPTRTYDYETLVHGFLSLGDIVPAVREATSNLFDAFAGLLQSGKV, encoded by the coding sequence TTGAAACAATTTCTCGAGAGCATGCGAGCGGGTGGCGCAAAGGCAACCTATGAGATGGAGCTTTCCGAAGCACGCGCGCTTGGCGAGGCGATGGCCCCGCTTGCTTTCTCCCAGGCCGACGAAATGGAGCAAGTCACCGATATCGTGGTGGGCTCGACACCGGTGCGTATCTACACTCCTGGGGGAGCCAACGATGTACTCACACTGTTTTTCCATGGTGGCGGCTTTGTGATCGGAAGCATTGTCTCCTACGATCCATTGGTTCGTCGTCTGGCTGCACGAACGAAGTCGACTATCGCGTCGGTGGGATACAGGCTGGCCCCCGAACACCCATTTCCAGCAGCTGTCGAGGACGCTATAGCCGTCCTACATTGGGGTTCTAAGTCGGCAGCCCAGCTAGTCGGATCAGCTTCTCCCCGCCTGGCGGTGGCGGGTGACTCTGCGGGTGGCAACCTGGCGGCGGTGGTGGCACTCGAGGCGCGTGACCAAGGGATCGATCTGATCGGACAGCTTTTGGCCTACCCGGCCACGGACATCAACACCGAGACGCCATCGATGCATCAGTTCGCAGCCGGCTACTTCCTCGAACGCGAGGAGGTGATCTGGTTCGGTGAACAGTACTACCAAGACGAGGCCGCCGCACTCGCCGATTGGCGCGCGCGCCCGGTGCTGGCGGACCCAACTGGCGTCGCGCCGGCCATCGTAGCGGTGGCCGGTTATGACCCGATTAGAGATTTTGGACTCCAATACGCACAACACCTCGAGCGGAGCGGGGTGCCGACACGTACCTACGATTACGAGACGCTTGTCCACGGTTTCCTCTCGTTAGGTGATATCGTCCCGGCGGTCCGAGAGGCGACTAGCAACCTCTTTGACGCCTTTGCGGGGTTGTTGCAATCCGGTAAGGTCTAA
- a CDS encoding response regulator transcription factor, which produces MIRVVIVDDHTIVRRGLLGILAKAPDFSIVGEAAGIAEAKRVIDLQHPDVVCCDLKLADGDGSSLVAWIRDRTHARALVLTTYDEPALVRSALGAGARGYLLKDVEESLLFDAIRRVASGQTYYATALSKGISRDLDDDLVLTQRELEVLRLAASGMTNTGIGQALGIGEPTVKTYLSRIFAKLGVSTRTQAVVMAIDRGYLDRSVIYRI; this is translated from the coding sequence ATGATCCGGGTAGTGATCGTCGACGATCACACGATCGTGCGACGTGGCCTTCTCGGCATTTTGGCCAAGGCCCCCGATTTCTCGATCGTTGGTGAGGCGGCTGGCATCGCCGAGGCAAAGCGGGTGATCGACCTGCAACACCCGGACGTTGTCTGCTGCGATCTCAAGCTCGCAGATGGTGATGGATCGAGTTTGGTCGCCTGGATACGGGATCGAACGCACGCGCGGGCGCTGGTGTTGACCACCTATGACGAACCTGCACTGGTGCGGTCCGCGCTTGGGGCCGGAGCTCGGGGATATCTGCTCAAGGATGTCGAGGAATCACTCCTCTTTGACGCGATCCGGAGGGTGGCATCCGGGCAGACCTATTATGCGACGGCGTTAAGCAAGGGCATCTCGCGGGATCTTGATGACGATCTCGTTCTCACCCAACGTGAGCTTGAGGTGTTGCGACTAGCCGCCTCGGGTATGACGAATACTGGAATTGGCCAAGCCCTCGGCATTGGGGAGCCGACGGTGAAAACCTACCTCTCTCGCATCTTTGCCAAACTGGGTGTGAGCACGAGGACCCAAGCGGTCGTCATGGCGATCGACCGCGGCTATCTCGACCGGAGTGTGATCTACCGCATTTAG
- a CDS encoding SDR family oxidoreductase translates to MTRPSQPVALVTGTAQGIGRAIADQLEADGLVVLRTDRDEMDVTDAESVRAFVAGAPPIDVLVNSAGGVLGQVHQPLEDVTDEQWQAIIDVNLTGTFHCVRAVVRGMKQRGWGRIVTISSGAGRSVSLTGIQAYASAKAAQINFTRQMAHELGPYGITVNAIAPGFVLSNPTTVAQWESYGPQGQQKLVEGIALRRLGEASDIANGVAFFVSERASWITGQTLSIDGGSALF, encoded by the coding sequence ATGACTCGACCAAGTCAACCGGTGGCGCTGGTCACTGGAACCGCACAGGGTATCGGCAGAGCAATCGCGGATCAGCTTGAAGCCGATGGCCTTGTGGTGTTGCGAACCGATCGAGATGAGATGGATGTCACAGACGCGGAGTCGGTGCGGGCCTTTGTGGCCGGGGCGCCTCCCATCGACGTGTTGGTCAACAGCGCCGGCGGCGTTCTCGGTCAAGTTCATCAGCCCCTCGAGGATGTTACGGACGAGCAGTGGCAGGCGATCATCGATGTCAACCTCACTGGGACCTTTCACTGTGTACGCGCCGTTGTCCGGGGAATGAAGCAACGAGGTTGGGGAAGGATTGTGACGATCTCTTCAGGGGCCGGACGCAGTGTTTCGTTGACGGGTATCCAAGCGTATGCAAGCGCAAAGGCAGCCCAGATCAATTTCACTCGACAAATGGCTCACGAGCTCGGCCCCTATGGCATTACCGTCAACGCGATTGCCCCAGGTTTTGTCCTCTCGAATCCGACGACGGTGGCGCAGTGGGAGTCCTATGGCCCCCAAGGTCAGCAAAAGTTGGTGGAAGGCATTGCGCTACGGCGGCTCGGCGAGGCCAGCGACATCGCCAACGGCGTCGCCTTCTTTGTCTCTGAGCGAGCAAGCTGGATTACGGGTCAAACCCTCTCTATTGATGGTGGTAGTGCGCTGTTCTAA
- a CDS encoding DUF885 domain-containing protein codes for MDHDVTAAITSLNEEFFTHKHERDPLTATELGLHAFDRMLPDLTRDGELTTLAGYRSIKSRIEGLLEDDAARQRLTFDERVNLEVMDALAQSASTDLEDELWARNMSAGGYVSPQARIFQTVPTASLANDDGVEAYLERLAHLGDLFGIITERYRQADRQGQFSTAAGVRQAISQLDGHLGLGDAHDSFINVTLPPGHEGQRERIRTLVRDTVWPAMATLRDYLAGDPLAHARQDHEVGLNAIAGGEELYARALARHTTTAMTPEEIHELGLGTLARLDEEWAEIGGRVFGIRDRRGLFERLRSDPALRFDNGQQILDVVARALAVATREQPKWFPDRDIADCVIEEISSAEADNAALAYYRGPSDDGSRPGAHCVLTTAPTERFRYEYEALAYHESVPGHHLQIATAQTLQELPAFRRYLDAEVSAFVEGWGLYAERLADEMGIYSDDLARLGMLSFDALRASRCVVDTGMHYYGWSRQRAVEFMFENSATNMANVTNEIDRYIGWPGQATAYLVGRREIRRLRHVAERALGASFDIRAFHGVVLGQGAVPLGVLGSVIETWIRQISEASQPR; via the coding sequence ATGGACCACGATGTCACCGCAGCAATAACAAGCCTCAATGAGGAGTTTTTCACCCATAAGCATGAGCGCGATCCACTCACGGCAACTGAGCTTGGACTCCATGCCTTCGATCGGATGCTTCCTGATCTGACTCGAGATGGTGAACTCACCACCCTGGCGGGCTATCGATCGATCAAGAGTCGGATCGAAGGATTGCTCGAGGATGATGCGGCCAGACAACGATTGACCTTTGATGAACGGGTGAACCTCGAGGTGATGGATGCCCTGGCCCAGAGCGCGAGCACCGATCTCGAAGACGAGCTGTGGGCACGCAACATGTCCGCTGGTGGTTACGTGTCTCCGCAAGCTCGTATCTTTCAAACGGTACCGACCGCCTCACTGGCGAACGACGACGGCGTCGAGGCCTACCTCGAGCGACTGGCGCATTTGGGCGACCTGTTTGGGATCATTACTGAGCGCTACCGTCAGGCCGATCGCCAGGGACAGTTCTCGACGGCCGCCGGGGTGCGTCAGGCGATCTCTCAGCTCGATGGGCACCTTGGACTCGGTGATGCCCACGACAGCTTCATCAACGTTACCCTCCCTCCTGGACACGAGGGTCAACGTGAACGGATTCGCACTTTGGTGCGCGATACCGTCTGGCCGGCGATGGCAACGTTACGTGATTACCTGGCTGGTGATCCGCTGGCACATGCACGCCAAGATCACGAGGTCGGCCTCAATGCAATTGCAGGTGGCGAAGAGCTCTACGCACGAGCACTCGCGCGTCATACGACGACCGCGATGACACCCGAGGAGATCCATGAGCTCGGCCTTGGGACCCTTGCCAGGCTGGATGAGGAGTGGGCCGAGATTGGTGGGCGCGTCTTTGGGATTAGAGATCGGCGCGGTCTGTTCGAACGCCTGCGTTCGGATCCAGCCCTCCGTTTTGACAACGGACAACAGATCCTCGATGTGGTCGCGCGTGCGCTTGCGGTCGCGACGCGTGAGCAGCCCAAATGGTTCCCAGATCGTGATATTGCCGACTGTGTCATTGAAGAGATCTCCTCAGCCGAGGCCGACAATGCCGCCCTCGCCTATTACCGCGGACCATCTGATGACGGCTCACGCCCTGGTGCTCACTGTGTGTTGACGACCGCACCGACCGAACGGTTCCGATACGAATACGAGGCGTTGGCCTATCACGAGAGTGTGCCAGGCCATCATCTACAGATCGCGACCGCCCAGACCTTGCAGGAGCTCCCGGCCTTTCGCCGTTACCTTGATGCTGAAGTGAGCGCCTTCGTCGAGGGGTGGGGTCTCTATGCCGAGCGGCTCGCCGACGAGATGGGGATCTACAGCGATGACCTGGCCCGCCTTGGCATGCTGTCGTTCGATGCACTGCGAGCTAGCCGATGCGTCGTTGATACCGGGATGCATTACTACGGTTGGTCACGACAGCGCGCTGTTGAGTTCATGTTCGAAAACAGCGCGACGAACATGGCTAACGTCACGAACGAGATCGATCGCTACATCGGCTGGCCGGGACAGGCAACCGCCTATCTGGTCGGGCGTCGAGAAATTCGGCGACTGCGCCATGTGGCCGAACGAGCCCTCGGCGCCTCGTTCGACATCCGAGCCTTCCATGGGGTAGTCCTTGGACAGGGAGCGGTTCCCCTTGGAGTCCTTGGTTCGGTCATCGAGACTTGGATTCGCCAGATTAGCGAGGCATCGCAGCCTCGGTAG
- a CDS encoding amidase family protein, with the protein MKMTIVGAGAIGGMLGAHMAAAGHEITLCDVDHAHIDAIRAYGLTIEGPIANFTVHPNAIYAEELAGTHEHLLVAVKSHHTRRAAALVAPHLRSDGILLTVQNGLTFATFSEFVDPTQIVTAFINIGADLIAPGVIRQGNIAAFYVGEPLSHEVTDRVERLVAALPYAKSTDNILGFLWGKEAYGAMLYAGAVSDLSIAASLSDPRYHDLMIAIAREVLDQAPVKVEGFDGFEPNDLEGSLERLAAFNAASAKSHSGIYRDLMVRRRPTEVTDLLHDLAGPLTTHVGRLIQAIERNERTCEVANLDLVNAYYRAHRFAEPLHAIVHYLEAPRRSSSGPLHGYQVAVKDIIAVAGTPLGNGNPVDMAGPPSSVEAPVITALREAGADVFATTSLLEYALGSPHPQVPEARNPVAPALVAGGSSGGSAVIVAVGAAQMALGTDTGGSVRIPAHYCGVVGFKPTYQQLSLRGVTPLSPTLDHVGILAHDVATAALGYRTLADLPPIAHPGQRRPRLGMVPTQFAPGLLDATVREAITRALSRLEQAGYEFTELAPELFDRLDQAFEAIIGWEAYQIHGPLLATDPDHFGEETARVLTQSASITNDEYQHALEEQRMGSAQLLKVFDTIDCIIGPTAPMVAPGQNPSVDTPEGYLEGIMTRVYNLTGQPAITLPIPGSKLPVGIQLAADTGHDMALLDWAQEIETVLSHP; encoded by the coding sequence ATGAAGATGACAATCGTCGGGGCCGGAGCTATCGGTGGCATGCTCGGTGCCCACATGGCGGCGGCCGGCCACGAAATCACGCTGTGCGATGTAGATCATGCGCACATCGACGCCATTCGCGCCTATGGCCTTACCATCGAGGGCCCGATTGCCAACTTCACCGTGCACCCCAACGCCATCTACGCCGAAGAGTTGGCCGGCACGCATGAGCACCTGCTCGTCGCCGTGAAGAGTCATCACACTCGTAGAGCCGCAGCCCTGGTCGCGCCCCACTTGCGCAGTGACGGCATCTTGCTCACGGTCCAAAATGGGCTGACATTTGCGACCTTCTCGGAGTTCGTCGATCCAACCCAGATCGTCACCGCGTTTATCAACATCGGGGCCGACCTGATCGCGCCTGGCGTCATTCGTCAAGGCAACATCGCCGCCTTCTATGTCGGCGAACCGCTCAGCCATGAGGTCACCGACCGTGTCGAACGTCTCGTCGCCGCGCTCCCGTACGCGAAGAGTACCGATAATATCCTCGGCTTCCTCTGGGGCAAGGAGGCTTATGGCGCCATGCTCTATGCCGGAGCAGTCTCCGATCTATCGATCGCGGCGTCGCTCTCGGACCCGCGATACCACGACCTGATGATCGCAATCGCACGCGAGGTTCTCGATCAGGCCCCCGTCAAGGTCGAGGGATTCGACGGCTTCGAACCCAACGATCTCGAGGGATCACTCGAGCGTCTCGCAGCCTTCAACGCTGCCAGCGCCAAGTCCCATAGCGGGATCTATCGTGACCTGATGGTACGACGGCGCCCGACCGAGGTGACCGATCTTCTCCACGACCTCGCCGGACCATTGACAACCCACGTCGGACGCCTCATTCAAGCGATCGAGCGCAACGAGCGAACCTGCGAGGTCGCCAATCTCGACCTCGTGAACGCCTACTACCGTGCCCATCGCTTCGCTGAGCCGCTGCACGCAATCGTCCACTACCTTGAAGCCCCGCGACGATCATCATCGGGTCCACTCCATGGCTACCAGGTCGCCGTCAAGGACATCATCGCCGTCGCTGGGACTCCACTCGGCAACGGGAATCCAGTCGATATGGCAGGACCACCGTCCTCGGTTGAGGCGCCGGTGATCACGGCGCTTCGCGAAGCTGGGGCCGACGTCTTTGCGACCACCTCGCTGTTAGAGTATGCGCTCGGGTCGCCGCACCCACAGGTTCCAGAGGCACGCAATCCGGTTGCGCCCGCGCTCGTTGCCGGCGGCTCCAGTGGAGGATCGGCGGTCATCGTTGCCGTTGGGGCCGCTCAGATGGCACTTGGCACCGACACCGGAGGTTCCGTACGGATTCCCGCTCATTACTGTGGCGTCGTCGGTTTTAAACCGACCTACCAGCAGCTCTCGCTCCGAGGCGTCACGCCCCTTTCGCCAACACTTGATCACGTTGGCATTCTGGCTCACGATGTCGCAACCGCGGCGCTCGGTTATCGGACCCTGGCCGATTTGCCTCCCATAGCGCACCCAGGTCAACGCCGACCCCGCCTTGGGATGGTTCCAACGCAGTTCGCACCCGGCCTGCTAGATGCCACCGTCCGTGAGGCCATCACTCGCGCCCTTTCGCGATTGGAGCAAGCTGGTTACGAGTTCACTGAATTGGCGCCAGAACTCTTTGATCGTCTCGACCAAGCCTTCGAAGCCATCATTGGCTGGGAGGCTTACCAGATTCACGGACCACTGCTTGCGACCGATCCGGATCACTTCGGTGAGGAGACCGCTCGGGTGCTCACCCAATCGGCCTCGATCACCAACGATGAATACCAGCACGCCCTCGAAGAGCAACGAATGGGATCGGCGCAGCTATTGAAGGTCTTTGACACGATCGATTGCATCATCGGCCCGACTGCTCCCATGGTGGCCCCTGGCCAGAACCCCTCCGTCGACACACCCGAGGGTTATCTCGAAGGGATTATGACCCGTGTCTATAACCTGACCGGTCAGCCGGCGATTACCCTCCCGATCCCAGGCTCAAAGCTACCCGTCGGCATCCAGCTCGCTGCGGACACGGGTCACGATATGGCACTGCTCGATTGGGCCCAAGAGATTGAGACTGTCCTGAGCCATCCGTGA